The nucleotide sequence TTACGGGTTTACTTTGCGTATAACGCTGCGAGAAGCGCCTACTGGACAGAGTGAAAGAGACAAATTGACTGACCTTTAAAAAGCGTTCTACTATTACCGTTAATTCCTGCCGCGTACTATGAAAACCCAATCCTTTCTTGTGATTTGCTGGCTGCTGACGGGGTTTGTTCCCGGCCTAGCTCAGCCTGTTTACCCAACAATCGGTCAGATTGTACGGCTCGATTCGAGAATCGATAAATTAATTCCCAAAGAGGCTAAGATCGAAGTGCTGGCCAGCGGCTTTACATGGTCGGAGGGGCCGGTCTGGGTGAAAAATCAATCTAGCGGGGGCACCTCGGCCAGTTCGGAGAGTTTCCTGCTGTTTACGGACGTGCCGCAGAACACCATCTTTAAGTGGACTGAAAAAGATGGTCTTTCGGTGTTTCTGAAACCGTCGGGTTATACGGGCGTAGGCCAGTATAGCGAGGAGCCCGGCGCGAATGGGCTAACCATTGACCGGCAGGGGCGTCTGATTGCATGTGAACACGGCGACCGGCGCGTTTCGGCGATGCCGCTGGATGGGAGCGGAGGGAAGAAAACCCTCGCCGATAACTACCGAGGGAAACGCTTCAATAGTCCGAACGACGTAATTGCGCATTCCAGTGGAAACTATTATTTCACCGATCCGCCGTATGGAATGCCCAAACGGGAAAATGATCCAACCCGCGAAACAGAAGGATTTGGCGTATATCGCATCGCACCTAATGGGGGTGTAACACTGGTGGTGGGTGATCTGACCCGCCCTAATGGGCTGGCTTTGTCGCCCGACGAGAAAACCCTTTACGTTGCGCAGTCCGATCCCGCCCAACCGGTTATTATGGCTTATGCACTGCAGGCCGATGGCTCGCTGGGTAAAGGCCGCGTTGTATTCGGGTCAGAAGGGCTGAAAAAGCAGGGACTCGAAGGCGGCTTCGACGGCATGAAGGTCGACCGCGACGGTAACCTGTGGGCAACCGGGCCCGGCGGTGTCCTGGTGGTATCGCCGACCGGTGATTTCTTAGGGCACATCAAAACAGGCGTCGCCACGGCCAACTGCGCCTGGGGCGACGATGGGTCTACGCTCTACATTACCGCCGATATGTATCTCTGCCGGGTCCGGACTACGGCGCGGGGATGGTAAAAAATAAGGATGATGTTGAATCAATAGATGATCCCGCAACAGGGCACTTGGCAGGCACTATTAATCGTTTATAAATCGTCATGATTAACCTAACTTTGTAGAGAACACGTAGCTTGGCAGTAAGGAGTTATTCGAATGTTAGAGAATCGTAAATGGGTCATTATCGGCGTTTTTTGTCTTGTTGGACTGACGTATCTGGCCCGCTTGTTTTATTTACAGGTGCTGGACGACACCTATTCGCTGGGAGCTTCAAAAAACTCCATCAAGCGGGTGGTCGAAATTCCGTACCGAGGGCAGATTTACGACCGGAATAACCAGTTGATTGTTTATAATACCCCTGTTTACGACCTATACGTTACGCCAAAACAGGTCCGGATTCCTGATACGACGAGTTTCTGTCAGATGATGGACATTAGCCGGTCCGACTTCGACAGTATCATGGGGCTGGCCAAGAACTACTCGATGCTGAAGCCATCGTTGTTTCTGCGGCAGCTTTCCAAAGAAGATTTCGCTCGGAT is from Spirosoma taeanense and encodes:
- a CDS encoding SMP-30/gluconolactonase/LRE family protein; this encodes MKTQSFLVICWLLTGFVPGLAQPVYPTIGQIVRLDSRIDKLIPKEAKIEVLASGFTWSEGPVWVKNQSSGGTSASSESFLLFTDVPQNTIFKWTEKDGLSVFLKPSGYTGVGQYSEEPGANGLTIDRQGRLIACEHGDRRVSAMPLDGSGGKKTLADNYRGKRFNSPNDVIAHSSGNYYFTDPPYGMPKRENDPTRETEGFGVYRIAPNGGVTLVVGDLTRPNGLALSPDEKTLYVAQSDPAQPVIMAYALQADGSLGKGRVVFGSEGLKKQGLEGGFDGMKVDRDGNLWATGPGGVLVVSPTGDFLGHIKTGVATANCAWGDDGSTLYITADMYLCRVRTTARGW